From Nitrospirota bacterium, the proteins below share one genomic window:
- a CDS encoding F0F1 ATP synthase subunit epsilon has product MENELKLEIVTPYGLVLSEKVDEVVAAGSEGEFGVLLGHVPFLTTLKIGMLTYRKGSDVRYVFVNWGYAEVGHDKVLILADSAEKSEDIDVERAIASKKRAEERLKKAEEIDFARAVASLERAVMRVQVAEKKIAK; this is encoded by the coding sequence GTGGAAAATGAATTGAAATTGGAAATAGTCACACCGTATGGCCTTGTCCTGAGCGAAAAGGTGGATGAGGTTGTCGCTGCAGGAAGCGAGGGTGAGTTTGGCGTGCTTTTAGGGCATGTGCCATTTCTAACAACCCTTAAAATCGGGATGCTTACATATAGAAAAGGCAGTGATGTGAGATATGTTTTTGTCAACTGGGGGTATGCAGAGGTAGGGCATGACAAGGTCTTGATACTCGCTGACAGCGCAGAGAAATCCGAAGACATAGATGTCGAAAGGGCCATTGCTTCCAAGAAACGTGCAGAGGAGAGGCTTAAAAAGGCCGAAGAGATCGACTTCGCAAGGGCAGTAGCATCCCTCGAGCGGGCAGTAATGAGGGTGCAAGTTGCAGAGAAGAAAATAGCAAAGTAA